The following proteins come from a genomic window of Methanobacterium formicicum:
- the pyrE gene encoding orotate phosphoribosyltransferase yields the protein MKQEKNQLISLLNDNNVIKFGKFTLSSGRESDYYVDMKKAITDPQILYQVSKIISQLISDDDIDRVAGPALGAVPIATAVALHAGIPMLMIRKAQKDYGTSQLIEGELKTGDKVIVVEDVTTTGHSLLKAVRAVQDNGGVVERTFVVVDREEGAVEELKKQGITLEPLVSISEVR from the coding sequence ATTAAACAGGAAAAAAACCAATTAATAAGTCTGTTAAATGATAACAACGTAATTAAATTCGGTAAATTCACTCTTTCCTCCGGTAGGGAGAGTGACTATTATGTGGATATGAAAAAAGCCATCACCGACCCCCAGATCCTTTACCAGGTGTCCAAGATCATCTCCCAACTCATCAGTGATGATGATATTGACCGGGTGGCGGGACCTGCCCTGGGAGCGGTTCCCATAGCAACGGCAGTGGCCCTGCACGCGGGTATACCTATGCTCATGATTCGCAAGGCACAGAAGGATTATGGAACCTCTCAATTAATAGAAGGAGAGTTGAAAACAGGGGATAAAGTAATTGTGGTAGAAGATGTTACCACCACCGGCCATTCTCTTTTAAAAGCAGTCAGGGCAGTTCAAGACAATGGAGGAGTGGTGGAAAGAACATTTGTAGTGGTTGATCGAGAAGAAGGAGCAGTGGAAGAGTTAAAAAAACAGGGGATAACTTTAGAACCACTGGTCTCCATTAGTGAAGTAAGATAA
- a CDS encoding orotate phosphoribosyltransferase translates to MEVRGLCSICGQPGKMYTCSLCGNLVCEKCFQQDRGVCQRCQRGTRFKNRNDLID, encoded by the coding sequence TTGGAAGTTAGAGGATTGTGCAGTATCTGCGGTCAACCCGGCAAAATGTACACCTGTTCTCTCTGTGGGAACTTGGTCTGCGAAAAATGTTTTCAGCAGGATAGAGGAGTTTGCCAGCGATGTCAGAGGGGAACAAGATTCAAAAATAGGAATGATTTAATTGATTAA
- a CDS encoding PRC-barrel domain-containing protein, which produces MRIVEEIVGKEVLDSSAVVIGKVKDVEVNFETNQILSFVVSKGGISEGLGLSKGETIVPYDMVSKIGDKILLKSREGETTYETAYDF; this is translated from the coding sequence ATGAGGATCGTTGAAGAAATTGTTGGAAAAGAGGTTTTAGACAGTTCAGCTGTGGTTATTGGAAAAGTTAAAGATGTGGAAGTGAATTTCGAAACCAATCAAATCTTATCCTTTGTAGTAAGCAAAGGAGGCATATCTGAAGGTTTAGGGCTGTCTAAAGGAGAGACAATTGTTCCTTATGATATGGTGAGTAAAATCGGGGATAAAATACTTCTCAAAAGTAGGGAAGGAGAAACCACCTACGAAACAGCCTACGATTTTTAA
- a CDS encoding sodium:solute symporter family protein, producing the protein MNDLLILSIVVIIYLLLTGYVGYVAWRRTKTADDYMVAGRETHPFVMALSYGATFISTAAIVGFGGTAGVYGMGLLWLTFLNILVGIFIAFVFFGKRTRKMGHNLGALTFPEFLSKRFDSRFIQYFSGLVIFFGMTLYASVVLIGMARFAETTLSIDYNIALVVLAVIVALYVIFGGIRGVMYTDALQGTIMFVGMFILLVATYWMLGGVTDANQALTNLVNVVPAKATAAATATGFTGWTSMPALGSPFWWTLVSTLILGVGIGVLSQPQLVVRFMTVKSNRELNRAVLIGGIFILLMTGTAFIVGALSNVYFFETAGKLAMQVVNGNADSIIPAFITAAMPLWFAYLFMITLLSAAMSTLSAQIHTQGTALGRDIYETLTNKAGGYASVYIARLGIAIAMVIAVIMGFILPTNIIAVGTSMWFSITAAAFLSMYVFALFWKGCTKAGAISGLVVGTLISLFWLVFEYKKSAEALGIAKALTGKAVLTTALPWPTVDPIVIALPIALVVTVVVSLLTRKLSKEHMDKCFEGV; encoded by the coding sequence ATGAATGATTTGCTGATATTAAGTATTGTTGTTATAATATACTTATTATTAACAGGTTACGTAGGTTACGTGGCCTGGAGGCGAACCAAAACTGCCGATGACTACATGGTGGCAGGAAGGGAAACCCATCCATTTGTAATGGCCTTGAGTTATGGGGCTACCTTCATCAGCACCGCGGCAATTGTCGGTTTTGGGGGGACAGCCGGAGTTTATGGAATGGGACTGTTATGGCTCACATTCTTGAACATACTGGTAGGTATTTTTATTGCTTTTGTATTCTTTGGAAAACGCACCCGGAAAATGGGGCACAATTTAGGAGCCCTTACCTTCCCTGAATTTTTATCTAAACGTTTTGATAGTAGATTTATACAGTATTTCAGTGGACTAGTCATATTTTTTGGAATGACACTGTACGCATCGGTGGTTCTGATTGGTATGGCCCGGTTTGCAGAAACAACACTCAGTATCGATTATAACATTGCTCTCGTTGTACTGGCAGTAATTGTGGCCCTGTACGTTATCTTCGGAGGAATAAGGGGTGTGATGTACACTGATGCTCTGCAGGGTACCATAATGTTTGTGGGGATGTTCATCCTTCTGGTGGCCACCTACTGGATGCTGGGTGGAGTCACCGATGCCAACCAGGCTCTCACCAATCTGGTGAATGTGGTGCCAGCCAAGGCCACGGCAGCGGCTACTGCCACAGGATTCACGGGGTGGACGTCCATGCCTGCCCTGGGAAGCCCCTTCTGGTGGACATTGGTCAGTACACTGATCTTGGGAGTGGGCATAGGAGTTTTGTCACAGCCACAGCTCGTGGTCCGGTTCATGACTGTCAAATCCAACCGGGAACTTAACCGGGCAGTTTTAATTGGTGGAATTTTCATCCTCCTGATGACTGGAACTGCTTTCATTGTGGGGGCCTTATCCAACGTGTATTTCTTCGAAACCGCTGGAAAACTGGCCATGCAGGTTGTTAATGGTAATGCAGATTCAATTATACCAGCATTTATCACTGCAGCCATGCCATTATGGTTTGCCTATCTATTTATGATCACCCTGTTATCGGCGGCCATGTCCACCCTCAGTGCCCAGATTCACACCCAGGGAACTGCTCTGGGAAGGGATATCTATGAGACCCTGACCAACAAAGCAGGAGGATATGCTTCGGTATACATTGCCCGGCTGGGAATTGCCATTGCTATGGTTATTGCGGTTATTATGGGCTTCATTCTACCCACCAACATAATAGCGGTGGGAACTTCCATGTGGTTCTCCATTACTGCCGCGGCATTCCTTTCCATGTATGTATTTGCCCTTTTCTGGAAGGGCTGTACCAAGGCCGGTGCCATATCGGGACTGGTGGTGGGAACACTCATCAGCTTATTCTGGCTGGTATTTGAATACAAAAAATCCGCTGAAGCTTTGGGTATAGCTAAGGCACTCACTGGAAAGGCAGTACTCACTACTGCTCTTCCCTGGCCAACTGTGGACCCCATAGTGATCGCACTACCAATTGCCCTGGTGGTAACAGTGGTGGTGAGCCTTCTAACCCGGAAACTCAGCAAGGAACACATGGACAAATGCTTTGAGGGAGTTTAG
- a CDS encoding symporter small accessory protein: MVLGINDPWIWGAYIGCILVTLLCVVYGILNWNKGGEDEELQVKEEVEWHEKEKEMEEKELGLWDEYDE, encoded by the coding sequence TTGGTTTTGGGGATAAATGACCCCTGGATATGGGGTGCCTATATTGGATGCATTCTAGTGACTCTTTTATGTGTAGTTTACGGAATTTTGAATTGGAATAAAGGCGGCGAAGATGAAGAATTACAGGTAAAAGAAGAAGTGGAATGGCACGAGAAAGAAAAGGAAATGGAAGAAAAAGAACTGGGCCTTTGGGACGAATACGATGAATAG
- a CDS encoding glycosyltransferase family 39 protein, with the protein MDIANSKVKIPTKINLIEFLKRKYWLILLITIFVFSFALDLFILTRYSLSYGIDGAFYDIQVLNILQQGVPLSNDPPLAYYLLTPFVLISGNSFLGIKIGMAFIGSLLAFPAYFITESYVRKKNGKILGSKVPALLSAFLITVNVNYFSLITNFMQNLVGILFLSLFLYFAIKWFENIQDWKKYGIITVLLLGANLLTHIYTGALAVALFFALLIFSILLKTYKTRELPHFDLKILGLFTVLVGACFVALFFVYPVMYTKYGTVLSFLNFSSTTTSAGGVSNPVNGLIFCSLPYLMGVVASLIIFYRGLKGKIPSTSTSALKINPNTLLAGSYLSLAAALVILVVIPASDYQSRFLLIAFLPIGLLVPLGLKFIETEFLARYPEKKLPTLLLVAGIALIFAFSSFCTASQSFNSLGPTITNEQYNELVELKASYFNTTNGSTIILASDMQTKYWIEYVLGDDANITVVENINGVQGNYKNSTVYSVNSANNQTSAGQGTKAFSTNSTLNPGNSTVDHSNSANNPPTTRSNSFNNVGNGMDSHYELSLLLPYGPSFLPNSWDQISVNTGGSSNSNPLNRNDHHLGNNSTGVPGGNLTSFAGGPGNMPPDNNTFSNNMQQQGGTGDGFNQTQGVMGNKIGSGAGNQSLEIAESGTTVYSGRYFQLIRLDVI; encoded by the coding sequence ATGGACATTGCAAACTCTAAGGTTAAAATCCCTACAAAAATTAACCTCATTGAATTTCTTAAAAGGAAATACTGGCTAATCCTATTGATAACCATCTTCGTATTCTCCTTTGCCCTTGATCTATTCATTCTAACACGTTACTCTTTATCCTATGGTATCGATGGTGCCTTTTACGATATCCAGGTCCTCAATATACTGCAACAGGGGGTTCCCCTGAGTAACGACCCTCCACTGGCATATTATTTACTCACGCCCTTCGTGCTCATATCTGGAAACTCATTTTTAGGAATTAAAATAGGCATGGCCTTTATAGGGTCGCTACTTGCTTTTCCTGCATATTTTATTACAGAAAGCTATGTTAGGAAAAAGAATGGAAAAATTCTTGGTTCCAAGGTACCTGCACTCTTAAGTGCATTTCTGATAACGGTGAATGTAAATTATTTCTCCCTAATTACCAACTTCATGCAGAATCTGGTGGGGATTCTATTTCTTTCCCTATTCCTTTATTTTGCCATTAAATGGTTTGAAAATATTCAGGATTGGAAGAAATATGGGATTATCACTGTCCTCCTGTTGGGTGCAAATCTTTTAACTCACATTTATACCGGAGCCCTGGCGGTGGCTCTGTTTTTTGCACTATTAATTTTCAGTATTCTCTTGAAGACCTATAAAACACGTGAATTACCTCATTTTGATCTGAAAATTTTAGGATTATTCACGGTTCTGGTCGGGGCCTGTTTTGTTGCCCTATTCTTTGTATATCCGGTCATGTACACTAAATACGGGACTGTTTTATCATTTCTTAACTTTTCATCCACCACTACCAGTGCAGGGGGAGTTAGTAACCCGGTTAATGGCCTGATTTTCTGCAGTTTGCCCTATTTAATGGGAGTTGTTGCTTCCCTTATCATATTCTATCGGGGTTTAAAGGGAAAAATACCAAGTACATCTACCTCTGCACTCAAAATCAATCCTAACACGCTTTTAGCAGGGAGTTATCTTTCTTTAGCAGCAGCTCTAGTAATATTGGTGGTCATACCTGCCTCAGATTATCAGTCCCGATTCCTGTTAATTGCTTTTTTACCCATTGGGTTACTGGTTCCCCTGGGACTTAAATTCATAGAAACAGAATTTTTAGCCAGATACCCGGAGAAAAAACTTCCCACCCTTCTTTTAGTGGCGGGGATTGCCCTGATATTCGCTTTTTCCAGTTTTTGCACTGCTTCACAATCATTTAATAGTTTAGGCCCCACCATAACTAACGAGCAGTACAATGAGCTGGTGGAGCTTAAGGCCAGTTATTTTAATACAACTAACGGAAGTACTATCATTTTAGCTTCGGATATGCAGACCAAATATTGGATTGAGTATGTTTTAGGTGATGACGCCAATATTACGGTTGTGGAAAACATTAATGGAGTTCAGGGAAATTACAAAAACAGCACAGTTTATTCTGTAAATTCAGCGAACAATCAAACATCTGCCGGGCAGGGCACCAAGGCATTTTCCACTAATTCAACGTTAAATCCAGGAAATTCAACGGTGGATCACAGTAATTCCGCCAATAATCCTCCTACTACAAGATCAAACTCGTTCAATAATGTTGGAAATGGTATGGACAGCCATTATGAGTTAAGCTTACTCTTACCATACGGACCTTCCTTTTTGCCAAATTCCTGGGACCAGATATCAGTGAATACCGGAGGATCTTCAAACTCCAATCCACTTAACCGGAATGATCACCATCTGGGGAATAACAGTACCGGTGTGCCGGGGGGAAATCTGACTTCCTTTGCTGGTGGCCCGGGTAATATGCCCCCGGATAATAACACCTTCAGCAACAACATGCAACAACAAGGGGGTACGGGTGATGGTTTTAATCAGACTCAAGGAGTTATGGGAAATAAAATAGGCTCTGGTGCTGGTAATCAGTCATTGGAGATTGCAGAGTCCGGAACCACAGTCTACAGTGGAAGATACTTCCAATTAATCAGACTAGATGTGATCTAA
- a CDS encoding BPL-N domain-containing protein — translation MVGLPGDSEKIAVNTTNKVSVVKVLIFDGEGSMEESVAGIEACLDESNTENLSSGSYFDYDTASTINSNTLSGYDILIMPGGNSATYISSTSINEDAIKQFVSEGNGYLGICAGAYAGSNSVDGLYSGWGLASHVNTVNVVYDGLVSVSPTSSGSTLLDSSKTSLHHQNGPVMYTTSSSAISFATYTDNGTGYQGYSAITGENYGSGRVILSGSHPELDPQDTPLLVQMILWATNQSG, via the coding sequence GTGGTAGGACTACCGGGGGATTCGGAAAAAATAGCGGTTAACACCACTAATAAAGTTTCTGTGGTTAAAGTTTTGATATTTGATGGTGAAGGTTCCATGGAAGAGAGTGTTGCCGGTATAGAAGCCTGCCTGGATGAAAGTAACACGGAAAATCTTTCCAGTGGGAGTTACTTTGATTATGATACTGCCAGTACCATTAACTCCAACACCCTGTCAGGATATGATATTCTGATAATGCCAGGAGGAAACTCGGCAACTTACATTTCCAGTACCAGTATTAATGAAGATGCCATTAAACAATTCGTAAGCGAAGGAAATGGATACTTAGGTATATGTGCTGGTGCTTATGCCGGATCAAACAGTGTGGATGGACTTTACTCAGGATGGGGTCTTGCTTCCCATGTAAACACGGTTAACGTGGTTTACGATGGTTTGGTTTCAGTTTCACCCACATCTTCCGGGAGCACCCTGCTGGATTCATCCAAAACAAGTCTCCATCACCAGAACGGTCCGGTTATGTACACCACCAGTTCCAGTGCAATTTCCTTTGCCACTTACACTGATAATGGAACTGGTTACCAAGGATATTCAGCAATTACCGGAGAAAATTACGGTTCTGGCCGGGTGATCTTAAGTGGTTCCCACCCCGAACTCGATCCCCAAGACACACCCCTACTGGTCCAGATGATATTATGGGCCACTAATCAATCAGGATAA
- a CDS encoding ArsR/SmtB family transcription factor has product MEGLLWWLVAGTRGGINRARIIDELNSRPYNANQLAKCLKLDYKTVKHHLNVLIKNNIVTACGEGHYGTVYMLSATMEKNYDSFKKIWKESEKE; this is encoded by the coding sequence ATGGAAGGTTTACTCTGGTGGCTGGTGGCAGGGACTCGTGGGGGGATAAACCGAGCCAGAATAATTGATGAATTAAATTCACGACCTTATAATGCGAATCAACTTGCTAAATGCCTTAAATTGGATTATAAAACTGTTAAACATCATCTGAACGTGCTTATAAAAAATAATATAGTAACGGCCTGTGGTGAAGGCCATTACGGAACAGTTTACATGCTTTCTGCTACCATGGAAAAGAATTATGATTCATTCAAAAAAATCTGGAAGGAATCGGAAAAAGAATAG
- a CDS encoding SulP family inorganic anion transporter encodes MRISRFLPITKWAQEYNRDWLRPDIIAGITVGAFVIPESIAFVSLANLPPEVGLYSAMVALLVYAIFGTSRQLSVGPLSTLSILVGSTLGALMIPNANQYALIASLVAVISGVLALLAWGLRLGFIVKFISKPVLTGFLAGISLFIISGQLPKLFGIAGGTGNFFERLYFLVMHIHQTNFPTLILGMGGILFLYLASKKFPKLPNTLFLVLGSIVLVTVANLTSLGVDVVGHIPQGLPSLIIPDPALLDVNILVTLAATVFLISFMEGYLFATEYAAKNRYKIDKNQELLALGMSNIAVGIFQGLPVAGSLSRTAVNDESGAKSQLASIVSGLVIMLVLVFFTGIFTNLPQAILAAIVLFVIKNLVDIPHFRSIYHFSKIEFIIALVTLLFVLFFGALEGIVIGVILSVVGLINKMYNPHIAVLGKMPGKDQFLDIRRRPEAEMIPEVLIVRVDGSQIFLNTEDIKNKILELIENDYKDTKLLILDFEATSFIDHSSAEMLEDLYDELKLRGIEIKAANIYGPLRDSIQKTKLEEEIVEGLVSLTIEDCIELWEKENIKE; translated from the coding sequence ATGAGGATTTCCAGGTTTTTGCCCATAACTAAATGGGCTCAGGAATATAATCGGGACTGGTTACGCCCAGATATTATTGCCGGAATTACGGTCGGTGCCTTTGTAATTCCAGAATCCATAGCATTTGTTTCACTGGCTAATTTACCTCCCGAGGTGGGATTATATTCAGCAATGGTGGCCTTGCTGGTTTACGCCATCTTTGGAACTTCACGTCAGTTATCTGTGGGGCCTCTTTCCACCCTTTCCATACTGGTGGGATCCACTCTAGGGGCTTTGATGATTCCTAATGCAAACCAGTATGCACTTATAGCCTCTCTGGTGGCAGTTATATCTGGAGTCCTGGCACTGCTAGCCTGGGGCTTGAGATTAGGATTCATAGTTAAATTCATATCTAAACCTGTTTTAACCGGTTTTCTAGCAGGTATATCATTATTCATAATATCAGGACAACTGCCTAAACTGTTTGGTATAGCTGGGGGAACTGGTAACTTTTTTGAACGTTTGTACTTTCTGGTGATGCACATCCACCAGACTAATTTCCCTACTCTCATTTTGGGTATGGGTGGAATCCTGTTTTTATATTTAGCCAGTAAAAAATTCCCCAAACTTCCCAACACTCTGTTTCTGGTTTTAGGATCAATAGTACTGGTTACTGTAGCCAATTTAACATCTCTGGGAGTGGACGTGGTAGGGCACATCCCTCAGGGATTACCATCTCTTATAATTCCCGATCCTGCACTTTTGGATGTAAATATTTTAGTTACTCTGGCAGCCACCGTATTTTTGATAAGTTTCATGGAGGGGTATCTGTTCGCCACGGAATATGCTGCTAAAAACAGGTACAAAATTGATAAAAATCAGGAACTCCTGGCTTTAGGCATGTCCAATATAGCAGTGGGTATTTTTCAGGGTTTACCCGTAGCTGGTTCCTTATCCCGTACTGCGGTGAATGATGAAAGTGGAGCCAAAAGCCAACTGGCCAGTATTGTCTCCGGATTAGTTATCATGCTGGTTCTGGTATTTTTTACCGGTATCTTCACCAACTTGCCCCAAGCCATACTGGCGGCAATTGTACTCTTTGTAATCAAGAATCTGGTGGATATTCCCCACTTCAGAAGTATATACCACTTCAGTAAAATTGAATTCATCATTGCCCTGGTAACTCTGTTATTTGTGCTCTTCTTCGGGGCACTGGAAGGTATTGTTATTGGAGTGATATTATCGGTGGTAGGGCTGATTAATAAAATGTACAATCCCCATATTGCGGTTTTAGGAAAAATGCCCGGCAAAGATCAGTTTTTGGATATCAGGAGGCGTCCGGAAGCAGAGATGATTCCCGAAGTGCTTATAGTTCGGGTGGATGGATCTCAAATATTTCTGAATACTGAGGACATAAAGAATAAAATTTTAGAACTAATTGAAAATGATTATAAAGATACTAAACTATTAATCTTGGATTTTGAGGCAACATCCTTCATTGATCACTCCAGTGCAGAGATGTTAGAGGATCTCTATGATGAATTGAAGTTGAGGGGAATTGAAATTAAAGCAGCTAATATTTACGGTCCCCTAAGGGACTCCATCCAGAAAACGAAACTGGAAGAAGAAATTGTAGAAGGACTTGTTTCCCTAACCATAGAAGATTGTATTGAGCTTTGGGAAAAGGAAAATATTAAGGAATGA
- a CDS encoding winged helix-turn-helix domain-containing protein, whose product MERVNNLKDSTNYDTPAKLEAIHRDIKRLMERTNQEYLDLMMANLRKDFIDSITVYLSDDIEKGLEQGMVDPCPMRDTCKSVFTAYLEENSKNIQQGHISGGTIAQKRDELNQIRGKVSGDNCDTCFQEVNSLFEKQLNIMDSLQIYSFNDETKTEIAVIDEEKIVKNVLEPLSNRQRLQIMKYMASQTRSFSTLSEFTGLRGGNLLFHLQKLLENDLIMQRHERGDYMITKKGFNLLLLLANFQKSTED is encoded by the coding sequence ATGGAACGTGTGAATAACCTGAAAGATTCAACAAACTACGATACTCCTGCCAAGTTAGAGGCCATACACCGTGATATAAAACGTTTGATGGAAAGAACCAATCAAGAATATCTGGATTTGATGATGGCCAATTTAAGAAAAGATTTTATAGACTCAATTACCGTCTACTTATCTGATGATATTGAAAAGGGTCTGGAACAGGGGATGGTGGATCCCTGCCCTATGAGGGACACCTGTAAATCAGTCTTCACTGCTTATTTGGAGGAAAACTCCAAGAACATCCAGCAGGGACATATTTCAGGGGGGACCATAGCTCAAAAAAGGGATGAATTAAATCAAATAAGGGGAAAAGTCTCCGGTGATAACTGCGATACATGTTTTCAGGAAGTTAACTCCCTCTTTGAAAAGCAACTAAACATTATGGACTCCTTACAAATATACAGTTTTAATGATGAAACAAAGACTGAAATAGCGGTTATTGATGAAGAAAAAATCGTTAAAAATGTATTGGAGCCGTTATCCAACCGGCAGAGACTGCAAATAATGAAATACATGGCCTCACAAACCCGTAGCTTTTCCACTCTTTCCGAGTTCACCGGACTTCGCGGTGGTAATCTCTTGTTTCACCTCCAGAAGCTCCTGGAAAACGATCTAATCATGCAAAGACACGAAAGAGGAGATTATATGATTACCAAAAAGGGATTCAATCTTCTATTGTTGCTTGCTAATTTTCAAAAATCTACTGAAGATTGA
- a CDS encoding MTH865 family protein — translation MGVKEEIHAQIVGALAGASFPLATPEELLSAFPDGAETTCKSGDVELKAGDAGGVLTPDDFPFKSAKDVADVIVERTGL, via the coding sequence ATGGGAGTAAAAGAAGAAATACACGCACAAATAGTAGGAGCCCTGGCTGGAGCAAGTTTTCCCCTGGCCACGCCTGAGGAACTCTTATCCGCATTTCCAGATGGAGCAGAAACTACTTGTAAATCAGGAGATGTTGAACTTAAAGCTGGCGACGCCGGAGGAGTTTTAACCCCAGATGATTTTCCATTTAAGTCAGCTAAAGATGTTGCCGACGTTATAGTAGAAAGAACAGGGTTATAA
- a CDS encoding PadR family transcriptional regulator — protein MTEISNQETAVLGLLYEHHHYAYRIREIMEKRRMDNWADVDYSTLPPILKSLEKEGLIRHQYRNEGKKGPEKVYHITEKGKSTFKRQIKAILSEKGTIIYSFDLGLANMTSLNQEEIIQSLKLYLKSIEERIHVLSYSLKIQEENNVPYNFIAIYSRNLSILKAEKDWVIKFMDKIQVKGK, from the coding sequence ATGACAGAAATTTCCAACCAGGAGACAGCTGTACTGGGTCTTCTCTACGAGCATCATCATTACGCCTACCGGATCAGGGAAATAATGGAAAAAAGGAGAATGGATAACTGGGCAGATGTGGATTATTCCACCCTACCCCCCATCCTTAAAAGCCTGGAAAAGGAGGGATTGATCCGACACCAATATAGGAATGAAGGGAAAAAAGGACCTGAAAAAGTTTACCACATAACTGAAAAGGGCAAATCCACATTTAAAAGGCAAATTAAAGCTATTTTATCTGAAAAAGGAACTATAATCTATTCTTTTGACCTGGGACTGGCAAACATGACTTCCTTAAACCAGGAAGAAATTATTCAAAGTCTAAAACTTTATTTAAAGTCTATTGAAGAACGTATTCATGTTTTAAGCTATTCCCTTAAGATACAGGAAGAAAACAACGTGCCCTACAACTTCATAGCTATCTACAGTAGAAACTTAAGTATTTTGAAGGCTGAGAAAGATTGGGTAATTAAGTTCATGGATAAAATCCAGGTCAAGGGGAAATAA